Genomic window (Candidatus Microthrix parvicella Bio17-1):
GCCACCGCCGGCTACCTGGACGCTGACGGCCCGGTCCGATATTTGCCGACCATGTCATCGGCCACAACCGAGCGACTGTTGGACCAAGGCTCGTCCCTGGTGATCACCGACAGCAACCGTCGCCGAGTGCAGCGAGGAACCGCGGAACAGAACTTTCTCTCCCCCGTGCTGCCCGAGGGCGAGGACGGCGACGATCGCCCGGCGCGACCGCTCTTTGATGGACCCGGCCGTCAAACGGTGGCCGACTATGGCGACGCCTCCTCGATCACCGCCACCGCCTACGGCGCCCCCAACCAGACCTTTCCGCCGTCGAACCGCCCATCGAACGCCACCGATGAAAACCCTCGGACCGCCTGGGCACTCTCCGGGCTTCGAGACCCCCGGGGGGAATCCCTCACCATCAACCTGCGGCGCCCGACCGTGGTGGATCGCGCCTCGATCAGCCAGCTTCGCAACCCGGCCGACACCCCCTCGATCGCACGCATGACCGTGACCGACGATCAGGGGCGCTCGGTGGCCTACAACCTGGGTACCGGCACCACCAGCATCAACCTGCCACCACGAGAGGTTCGCTCGTTGAACTTCAGGATCGACGCTGTCAACACCCAGAGTGCCGTTGGGGTCGGTCTCACCGAGGTGGCGCTGTTCGATTCCAACTCGATGCGGCTGGACCTGGCCGAACGCCTGGTGATGCCAACGGTTCCCGACCTCGACGGCGCCGGAGACGCTGCCAGGTACCTCATGGAGCGCTCAATGATGGGCGCACCGCTGGTCGAGGAGCCCAGCCTGCGTCGACGCTTTGAAACGGTGGGTGCCGCCCGCAACTACCGCGCCCGTGTTTGGGCCGGCGCCGGCGTTGACACCCCGGACGTGGTGTTGGACAACCTCGACAACCATGAGGTGGGCGCGTACGGCTCGTCACGGTTCCAGGACCGGCTGCGAGCAAGCGGTTCCGGCGCCGTCGACGCCGTCGGTGACGACCTCGGCCAGTCCTGGGAGGCATCGCCCGTAAGCGGCGAGACACTGACCCTCAGGCTCCCAGAGACCTCGGTGACCAGCCTCTCGATGATCACCCCTGGAGCGGACGACCTGAGGTCGTCCAAGATCGACACCCTGACGGTGTCGGGTTTCCTGAACGATGACGCGGTGTACACCAACGTGGAGGTCACACCCGAAAAGCGCTGTGCCCCCGAGCTGTCCGAACGCGCCGACCGCTGTCTGGCTCGGACCGAGATCGAGCTTCCCCCGGCGTCGGTGGACCGGGTGGTGATCCGCGTCGGAGCCGTCTCCCCGGTCGCCGACGCGTCGGGGCCGCTCCCCATCAGCATCACCGAGCTCGGCGTCAACGGTCGCATCGGATTCGACAAGACGGCCCAGCGCCGCAGCCCCGAGGACTGCATCAACGTGCTCACGGTGGATGACACCAAAGTGGGAGTTCGGCTGACGGCCACGAAGGCCCAACTCCTTGCCGGAACCACCGAACTGGAGGTGTGCGACAAGGTCGGGCTTCGGCCCGGAAACCACGAGCTGCAGACCACCTTGGGAGGCGACGGGCTGATCAATCGAGTCTCATTGGTGCCTCAGGACCTGAAGGAGCCAACCCCGCCCGCCGACTCCCCCGACGGCGGTAAGGATCCACTCGGCACCGCCACACTGACCAATCTGAATCGCACCTCCCTCAGCGCCGATCTGAAGGTCACGGGGCCCACCCAGGTGATCATCGGCGAGGCAGCAGGCGCGGGCTGGTCGGCCAGCTTCGATGGCGAGAGCGCGAAGCGGTCGGTGGCCCTCGACACGATGGCCGGATGGCCCATCGATCAACCGGCCGACATGATGGTTGCGGTCTATACCCCTCAGCGCACGTACACGATCGCGCTCGGCATCAGCCTGCTGTCGGTCACGCTGGCAACAATCCTTGCGTTTCGAGGCGACCGTCGCCGCACACGACGTCAATCCCAGGTCCAAGCGTGACACCGGCGAAGGAGCTTCGACCGGTGGCGACCGCACTGCGGGTGCTGGCGGCAACCGGCGGAGGTTGGCTGATCGGCGGTCAACTCGGGGCCCTCTTCGGCTTCCTCGGTGCCGTCGTGGCCTCGCTGTCGCCCAGCCTGGCCGGCGCCTACGTCGTGGCCGCCGCGGTGCTCACCGGGGCGGCCACGCTGTTCGAGGCTCGGTTTGGTGGGCTGTTTGCGTCGGCGCGGTTCGTACGCGAACGCCCGTTGGCGGGTGACATCGGCCGACTCACCGGCGTGTTGCTGCTGGCATGGCTGATCGCCGCTCGGCCGCGCGAACGGACGAGCATTGACGGCGAAGACGCAAGTGCAGACGACGACGAGAACGACGGCGCGGCAACGGCCGGCCGAATCGGCGACGATTCCGGTCCCGAGAATACCGGTCCCGAGGATGCCGGTGCCTTGGCCACCGCACGGACCGGCATCCGACGTCTGAGGGGGCGCACCGACGACACCTCAGGTCAAGGGCATCTCGTTTCCGGTTCGGCCTGGGTGATGATGGGTTTTTTGGCCCAGGCGGTCACGGGTGTGGGCTTCTGGGTGTTGGCCGCCCGGGTGTACAGCCAGGTCGACGTTGGGGTGGCGTCGGGCCTGTTCACCTCGCTTCAATTCATCAACTACGCCACCGCGTTGGGGCTGCAGGAGTTGCTGAGCCGCTACCGACCCGAAACCCGGGGCGACCCGCTGCTGGGGTGGTCCACCCTGGCCACCATGGCCAGTTCCTTGGCCGGCACCGCCATCTACCTCGGGCTGGTGGGCCGGGGTGGCGGCAACTCGGCGCTGTCGGCGCTGACCGGCGCCGGAGCGCCCGCAATTCTCGGGTTCGTGGGTGTGGCGGCGGCCAACGCGATCGCAGCCCTCGCAGACGCACGAATGATGTGGGCCAGAAAGTGGAGTTGGGTGTTTTGGCGCCTGGCCCTTGCGGGTGCGGTCCGTCTTCCGTTGGTGCTGCTTCCGGCCGCCGCCACCGCCGAGACCACGGACGGCTCGGTGGGCGTCTGGCTGTTCTTCGTGATGGCGGCACCCATCGCACTCTCCGGCTTGGTCTCGCTGTACCTGTTGCGCCGCGCAGGCAACCCGCCCCTGTCCTTGGACCGACCCGAGACCGGATGGAACGGCCCTCTTCGATACGCCGGGGTCAACTACCTGTCTCACCTGGCGATCCTGGCTCCACAGTTCATCCTGCCCGTGATCGTCTTCGTCAACGTTCGGGCCGTCACGTACGCCAACTTCTTTTTGGCGTGGTCCATCGCGGCGGTGGCATTCATCCTGCCAGTGACCATCGGACGGGTTTTTCTGGTCGAGGGAAGCCGCACGACCGCCGCTGCGGGTGCCACCCGACAGGCCGCCGTGTTGGCGGTCGGCTCCATGCTCGTGGCCACGGTGGGGGCAGGCGCGTTGGCCCTGCTGCTGCCGGCCATCTATGGGGCCGACTACACCGAGGCGGGCCGGATCCTTCCGTGGCTCGTGGCCGGGGGGATCCCCTGGTCGGTCACCTCGATAGCGCTGGCGA
Coding sequences:
- a CDS encoding alpha-(1->3)-arabinofuranosyltransferase domain-containing protein, which encodes MLRAINKPDSPLRRAAAAMPLLAWVALGTFVLALAAAAASSTGRYVADARFEIYWGTGRYLRSQLSLWDGVRNLGRPNPYFSPVVGVFVGALRLIGLSPAWAERVLHAAMISLGATGAAAVMAQRRPKDRTAVVLTALVFGFNPIVAEFLVPSGIFFHYALAPWLVWCVQGAVAAPGRTAPWKWPARTALVIFAMGAINSASLLYAFGPAVVVAAGLVLVEARGRPDRHARLRSLWGYAWRAAVLGLASAAAALVVLAVNGPVVQANLSVTELPQTVSAHSSWAESLRGLGYWLTYFGGGGTTRPHPSPFVINQFAAALSLLLPLVALITLVRTKWRPARTFGWLLVLAMVAMVGLYPVDGDYPVGKAMSWLFDNVATTRSLRNGYKAGAGWALAIAVLVGIGVSDAGSSWLRRRAGRPGAARRSDNARFNARHLLSAGAAAIVLVAAVPFWSANLYPEAETTAGVPQYWKTAAAYLNDLPNDGRVLILPGANRTRYRWGYIGDDLFDALLSQPHVSRSTLPQGTPQAADLLDALDRYVTGPTFEPGVIGPILARMGIKWVVLRNDLNWEVMGAPRPISFNGLRGDPDLKRIATFGAPGVFVAAPDRSPDAEPSEEEQQGLSPVEVFEVADSPGMARVDPRPPLLVAGSGPAWPGMATAGYLDADGPVRYLPTMSSATTERLLDQGSSLVITDSNRRRVQRGTAEQNFLSPVLPEGEDGDDRPARPLFDGPGRQTVADYGDASSITATAYGAPNQTFPPSNRPSNATDENPRTAWALSGLRDPRGESLTINLRRPTVVDRASISQLRNPADTPSIARMTVTDDQGRSVAYNLGTGTTSINLPPREVRSLNFRIDAVNTQSAVGVGLTEVALFDSNSMRLDLAERLVMPTVPDLDGAGDAARYLMERSMMGAPLVEEPSLRRRFETVGAARNYRARVWAGAGVDTPDVVLDNLDNHEVGAYGSSRFQDRLRASGSGAVDAVGDDLGQSWEASPVSGETLTLRLPETSVTSLSMITPGADDLRSSKIDTLTVSGFLNDDAVYTNVEVTPEKRCAPELSERADRCLARTEIELPPASVDRVVIRVGAVSPVADASGPLPISITELGVNGRIGFDKTAQRRSPEDCINVLTVDDTKVGVRLTATKAQLLAGTTELEVCDKVGLRPGNHELQTTLGGDGLINRVSLVPQDLKEPTPPADSPDGGKDPLGTATLTNLNRTSLSADLKVTGPTQVIIGEAAGAGWSASFDGESAKRSVALDTMAGWPIDQPADMMVAVYTPQRTYTIALGISLLSVTLATILAFRGDRRRTRRQSQVQA
- a CDS encoding lipopolysaccharide biosynthesis protein; translation: MATALRVLAATGGGWLIGGQLGALFGFLGAVVASLSPSLAGAYVVAAAVLTGAATLFEARFGGLFASARFVRERPLAGDIGRLTGVLLLAWLIAARPRERTSIDGEDASADDDENDGAATAGRIGDDSGPENTGPEDAGALATARTGIRRLRGRTDDTSGQGHLVSGSAWVMMGFLAQAVTGVGFWVLAARVYSQVDVGVASGLFTSLQFINYATALGLQELLSRYRPETRGDPLLGWSTLATMASSLAGTAIYLGLVGRGGGNSALSALTGAGAPAILGFVGVAAANAIAALADARMMWARKWSWVFWRLALAGAVRLPLVLLPAAATAETTDGSVGVWLFFVMAAPIALSGLVSLYLLRRAGNPPLSLDRPETGWNGPLRYAGVNYLSHLAILAPQFILPVIVFVNVRAVTYANFFLAWSIAAVAFILPVTIGRVFLVEGSRTTAAAGATRQAAVLAVGSMLVATVGAGALALLLPAIYGADYTEAGRILPWLVAGGIPWSVTSIALARARVHADSLSIVVMTAFAAVSVLGLAMWLVPQRDLDGAIAAWGLGNAVASAVAVVLVSIRNDDGNAAPVSYVAANPEPR